In a genomic window of Acidilobus saccharovorans 345-15:
- the bgaS gene encoding beta-galactosidase BgaS has product MAVTFPKDFLFGWSQAGFQSEMGTPGSEDPNSDWYAWVHDRENIAAGLVSGDFPENGPGYWGNYRKFHDAAQAMGLTAARIGVEWSRIFPRPTFDVKVDAEVKGDDVLSVYVSEGALEQLDKMANRDAINHYREMFSDLRSRGITFILNLYHWPLPLWLHDPIAIRRGNLSAPSGWLDVRTVIEFAKFSAYVAWKLDDLVYMYSTMNEPNVVWGLGYAAVKSGFPPGYLCLECAGRAMKNLVQAHARAYDAVKAITKKPVGVIYANSDFTPLTDADREAAERAKFDNRWAFFDAVVRGQLGGSTRDDLKGRLDWIGVNYYTRQVVRARGSGYEIVPGYGHGCEPNGVSPAGRPCSDFGWEFYPEGLYNVLKEYWDRYHLPLLVTENGIADEGDYQRPYYLVSHVYQVHRALQDGVNVIGYLHWSLADNYEWASGFSKRFGLLMVDYSTKRLHWRPSAFIYREIAKSRAITDEIEHLNSVPPLRGLSPGHR; this is encoded by the coding sequence TTGGCAGTTACCTTCCCAAAGGACTTCCTGTTCGGCTGGTCCCAGGCGGGCTTCCAGTCCGAGATGGGGACCCCAGGCAGCGAGGACCCGAACAGCGACTGGTACGCCTGGGTCCACGACCGCGAGAACATAGCCGCCGGCCTCGTGAGCGGGGACTTCCCTGAGAACGGCCCCGGCTACTGGGGCAACTACAGGAAGTTCCACGACGCCGCCCAGGCGATGGGGCTTACAGCCGCCAGGATAGGGGTCGAGTGGAGCAGGATATTCCCAAGGCCTACCTTCGACGTCAAGGTGGACGCCGAGGTCAAGGGTGACGACGTGCTGTCAGTCTATGTAAGCGAGGGCGCGCTGGAGCAGCTGGACAAGATGGCCAACAGGGACGCCATTAACCACTACAGGGAGATGTTCAGCGACCTCAGGTCAAGGGGGATAACGTTCATACTGAACCTCTACCACTGGCCCCTGCCCCTCTGGCTCCACGACCCCATAGCGATAAGGAGAGGGAACCTCTCGGCACCCTCGGGCTGGCTTGACGTGAGGACCGTCATAGAGTTCGCCAAGTTCTCGGCCTACGTAGCCTGGAAGCTTGACGACCTGGTCTACATGTACTCAACCATGAATGAGCCAAACGTTGTCTGGGGGCTCGGCTACGCTGCCGTCAAGTCCGGCTTCCCGCCCGGCTACCTGTGCCTCGAGTGCGCTGGGAGGGCCATGAAGAACCTGGTGCAGGCCCACGCCAGGGCTTATGACGCGGTGAAGGCAATCACCAAGAAGCCCGTTGGGGTCATCTACGCCAACTCCGACTTCACGCCGCTCACCGACGCCGACAGGGAGGCCGCTGAGAGGGCTAAGTTTGACAACAGGTGGGCGTTCTTTGACGCCGTGGTAAGGGGGCAGCTCGGGGGCTCCACGAGGGATGACCTTAAAGGAAGGCTTGACTGGATAGGAGTTAATTACTACACTAGGCAGGTCGTGAGGGCAAGGGGAAGCGGATATGAAATAGTGCCCGGCTACGGCCACGGCTGCGAGCCCAACGGCGTGAGCCCGGCCGGGAGGCCGTGCAGCGACTTCGGCTGGGAGTTCTACCCTGAGGGCCTCTATAATGTGCTGAAGGAGTACTGGGACCGGTACCACCTGCCGCTGCTCGTAACTGAGAACGGCATAGCTGACGAGGGCGACTACCAGAGGCCCTACTACCTCGTCTCCCACGTGTACCAGGTGCACAGGGCCCTGCAGGACGGCGTCAACGTGATTGGCTACCTGCACTGGTCCCTGGCGGACAACTACGAGTGGGCCTCGGGCTTCAGCAAGAGGTTCGGGCTCCTCATGGTTGACTACTCGACCAAGAGGCTCCACTGGAGGCCCTCGGCATTCATATACAGGGAGATAGCCAAAAGCAGGGCGATAACGGACGAGATAGAGCACCTGAACTCAGTGCCCCCGCTCAGGGGCCTGAGCCCGGGGCACAGGTGA
- a CDS encoding UbiD family decarboxylase, with the protein MMALRDLRQYLDLLESRGMLRRVKARVSPVLEIPEILRRLMRSGGPAVLFEDVEGSPGWRVAGNIFCCEDAVKLGLGVSSLDELGSRMPSPADVIRGNVTSLLRAASYLPRQGRPDFEERPDLRLTDLPAFKTWPKDGGRYLTYALLVHRESGELGESTNFGVYRVMIVNEREAVVHWQTYKRGYAEEARARERGEGRMPAALVIGADPGTLLAGVMPAPYPLDKYLVAGSLRGEGVEVHQLPNGIRVPAHAEVVLEGYIDLEDLRPEGPFGDHVGFYDRPDRQFPTFKLERAYARPDPIYYGTVVGRPPMEDSVIAKVVERTFLPLIRYLFPEVVDVSFPAEGWVQGLAVVSIRKRFPGEAVRVAMGLLGTGQMSLTKIIIVVDSDVNPHDLGQVTWAVSSFVDPSRDVIVVPQAPADELDVSYLPRRRVGSKLIVDATRKLKDETGGEPPEELEPDRDTVELVNRRWAEYGL; encoded by the coding sequence ATGATGGCCCTGAGGGACCTGAGGCAGTACCTGGACCTCCTCGAGTCCAGGGGGATGCTGAGGAGGGTTAAGGCCAGGGTCTCCCCAGTGCTTGAGATACCCGAGATCCTGAGGAGGCTCATGAGGTCAGGGGGGCCCGCGGTGCTCTTTGAGGACGTCGAGGGGAGCCCAGGGTGGAGGGTCGCGGGCAACATATTCTGCTGCGAGGACGCGGTGAAGCTTGGCCTCGGCGTCAGCAGCCTTGACGAGCTCGGGTCCAGGATGCCGTCCCCGGCTGACGTAATCAGGGGCAACGTGACCTCCCTGCTCAGGGCGGCCTCATATCTGCCGAGGCAGGGGAGGCCCGACTTCGAGGAGAGGCCGGACCTGAGGCTTACAGACCTCCCGGCCTTTAAGACGTGGCCCAAGGACGGGGGCAGGTACCTCACCTACGCGCTGCTCGTGCACAGGGAGTCCGGCGAGCTGGGCGAGTCGACCAACTTCGGCGTCTACAGGGTCATGATAGTAAATGAGAGGGAGGCCGTGGTCCACTGGCAGACCTACAAGAGGGGCTACGCTGAGGAGGCCAGGGCGAGGGAGAGGGGCGAGGGCAGGATGCCGGCGGCCCTAGTGATAGGCGCTGACCCGGGCACGCTGCTGGCCGGAGTGATGCCCGCGCCATACCCACTTGACAAGTACCTAGTGGCCGGCTCGCTGAGGGGGGAGGGCGTCGAGGTGCACCAGCTCCCCAACGGCATAAGGGTGCCCGCCCACGCCGAGGTCGTGCTTGAGGGCTACATAGACCTGGAGGACCTGAGGCCGGAGGGGCCCTTCGGGGACCACGTCGGGTTCTACGACAGGCCCGACAGGCAGTTCCCGACCTTCAAGCTTGAGAGGGCCTACGCGAGGCCCGACCCCATCTACTACGGCACGGTCGTGGGAAGGCCACCCATGGAGGACTCCGTGATAGCCAAGGTGGTGGAGAGGACCTTCCTGCCCCTGATCAGGTACCTCTTCCCAGAGGTGGTTGACGTCTCGTTCCCGGCGGAGGGGTGGGTCCAGGGGCTGGCCGTAGTGTCAATAAGGAAGAGGTTCCCAGGCGAGGCCGTGAGGGTCGCCATGGGCCTCCTGGGCACCGGCCAGATGTCGCTCACAAAGATAATAATTGTGGTTGACAGCGACGTGAACCCGCACGACCTGGGGCAGGTAACCTGGGCGGTCTCAAGCTTCGTGGACCCCTCGAGGGACGTCATAGTAGTGCCCCAGGCCCCTGCCGACGAGCTCGACGTCTCCTACCTGCCGAGGAGGAGGGTGGGCAGCAAGCTGATAGTTGACGCCACCAGGAAGCTGAAGGACGAGACTGGAGGGGAGCCCCCGGAGGAGCTGGAGCCCGACAGGGACACCGTGGAGCTTGTGAACAGGAGGTGGGCCGAGTACGGCCTGTAG
- a CDS encoding universal stress protein, with translation MSEQGSGEPSYTVSFWLKELLVPVDGSGSSMKALDLAIDFAMRYGSRITVLFVCPDASRVESVRKQVEEKASGRAEITFKAVSYDPSTSSVANEILKAIAEGSYDAVIMGARGTSINGDINVGSVAMAVAAHAPVTVILVR, from the coding sequence TTGAGCGAACAGGGAAGCGGCGAGCCGAGCTACACGGTCAGCTTCTGGCTTAAGGAGCTCCTGGTGCCTGTCGACGGCTCAGGCTCGAGCATGAAGGCCCTCGACCTGGCCATAGACTTTGCGATGAGGTACGGCTCCAGGATAACAGTCCTCTTCGTGTGCCCCGACGCCTCAAGGGTCGAGTCCGTGAGGAAGCAGGTTGAGGAGAAGGCCTCGGGCAGGGCGGAGATAACGTTTAAGGCAGTAAGTTATGACCCCTCCACGTCAAGCGTCGCCAACGAGATACTGAAGGCCATAGCTGAGGGCTCATACGACGCTGTAATAATGGGGGCCCGGGGGACCAGCATAAATGGCGACATAAACGTCGGCTCGGTGGCAATGGCCGTGGCGGCCCACGCGCCGGTCACCGTGATACTCGTCAGGTGA
- a CDS encoding ABC transporter permease, producing MTARRAAGYLLGVALVIAVWQLSSELSSGLIPGPAPAIRYLAAHPAEAAWSTAVTLIDAIGGYAVASAMAVAGVAVYELGDLGESTVETVREILHSVTPVAWSLALLILLGFSSRLVPILVSGLSAFPPLETSLIEGLNASRARFGDLAAALGLRGLRRLAYIDLPASVPYFASGSRSALGVALIVSPVAEAFGTAGGIGYGLYLFFELHQYAAFEAWSLLLVLVMVIIDLGALRPIERWAMKWME from the coding sequence ATGACCGCCAGAAGGGCTGCCGGCTACCTGCTAGGCGTCGCCCTGGTGATAGCGGTCTGGCAGCTCTCCTCCGAGCTCTCCTCAGGCCTCATACCTGGCCCCGCGCCCGCCATCAGGTACCTTGCAGCCCACCCAGCCGAGGCCGCGTGGAGCACCGCGGTAACACTTATTGACGCCATAGGGGGGTATGCCGTGGCCTCTGCCATGGCCGTCGCCGGGGTGGCCGTCTACGAGCTCGGCGACCTTGGCGAGTCAACGGTTGAGACCGTCAGGGAGATACTACACAGCGTCACCCCAGTGGCCTGGAGCCTGGCCCTGCTCATACTGCTCGGTTTCTCAAGCAGGCTCGTGCCCATACTGGTCAGCGGCCTCTCGGCGTTCCCTCCCCTTGAGACCTCGCTTATAGAGGGCCTCAACGCCTCAAGGGCAAGGTTCGGGGACCTGGCGGCCGCCCTGGGGCTCAGGGGGCTCAGGAGGCTCGCCTACATAGACCTACCGGCCTCCGTCCCCTACTTCGCCTCAGGCTCCAGGTCAGCCCTGGGCGTGGCCCTCATAGTGTCCCCCGTGGCCGAGGCCTTCGGCACGGCCGGGGGCATAGGGTACGGGCTCTACCTCTTCTTCGAGCTCCACCAGTACGCCGCCTTCGAGGCCTGGTCCCTGCTGCTGGTGCTCGTCATGGTTATCATTGACCTGGGCGCCCTGAGGCCCATAGAGAGGTGGGCCATGAAGTGGATGGAGTGA
- a CDS encoding ABC transporter substrate-binding protein, whose protein sequence is MVITRPALLVAAVIIIVIVIGASVALVVSHGSSSVSVGSISVGVSSFDAYRVDPSISNVPVKVNYVIYSLTPSLFDALLRGEVDIAILPADLAGLALLQSNNTYVVAVDFPLFQGIVVPAGSNITSPAQLAGKTVAIPVGTGTYYLFVIMMKELYNLTVSPNLTGPDVVHVINAAPGNVIDAVLTGSAQAGVIWQPMLAEAVELYHMRVIATYQEMWHNLTGQETAPFLVWVATSKLVSNRHLLVNVLTLHAESAEAWDHNESLAALALEKLYGVPGNVSQLVWASTNDTPTSVCINQQEYQELVSEWQYLVRSGFFTAMPNTSRILTCSDLGLS, encoded by the coding sequence GTGGTTATCACGAGGCCTGCGCTGCTGGTGGCCGCGGTCATTATCATAGTTATTGTCATAGGGGCCTCGGTGGCCCTCGTGGTCAGCCATGGCAGCAGCTCGGTGAGCGTCGGGAGCATATCGGTTGGCGTCTCCTCCTTCGACGCCTACAGGGTTGACCCGTCGATATCAAACGTCCCCGTCAAGGTTAACTACGTGATTTACTCGCTCACGCCCTCGCTCTTCGACGCCCTGCTCAGGGGCGAGGTTGACATAGCCATACTGCCAGCTGACCTGGCCGGGCTGGCCCTGCTGCAGAGCAACAACACCTACGTGGTCGCCGTCGACTTCCCGCTATTCCAGGGAATAGTTGTGCCCGCGGGCTCGAACATAACTTCGCCGGCCCAGCTGGCAGGCAAGACAGTCGCCATACCCGTGGGCACGGGCACCTACTACCTCTTCGTGATAATGATGAAGGAGCTCTACAACCTAACCGTGTCGCCTAACCTGACGGGCCCCGACGTGGTCCACGTCATAAACGCCGCCCCAGGGAACGTCATAGACGCCGTGCTCACAGGCTCGGCCCAGGCGGGCGTCATATGGCAGCCCATGCTGGCCGAGGCGGTGGAGCTCTACCACATGAGGGTCATAGCCACCTACCAGGAGATGTGGCACAACCTGACCGGGCAGGAGACGGCTCCTTTCCTCGTCTGGGTGGCCACGTCAAAGCTTGTCAGCAACAGGCACCTGCTGGTCAACGTGCTCACCCTGCACGCTGAGTCGGCCGAGGCCTGGGACCACAACGAGAGCCTGGCGGCCCTCGCCCTTGAGAAGCTCTACGGCGTGCCCGGCAACGTGTCCCAGCTGGTGTGGGCCTCCACCAACGACACCCCAACGTCTGTCTGCATAAACCAGCAGGAGTACCAGGAGCTGGTGTCCGAGTGGCAGTACCTGGTCAGGTCAGGCTTCTTCACAGCGATGCCCAACACCTCAAGGATATTAACGTGCAGCGACCTGGGGCTCAGCTGA
- a CDS encoding ABC transporter ATP-binding protein produces the protein MDGVTALVRDVSKAFGRVAVLQRVSLEARAGEVHAVVGPNGVGKTTLLRIIAGIIRPDEGLVKVEGRVSLVPQGDSLLPWRSALRNITLPLEVAGMPMERAREEAVKIAERLGITRFLGSYPRELSGGTRRKVAIARSLITDPDVLLLDEPYTGLDLEAVRSLNDIVRSLAREGKTIIIVSHQIEETAQVADVVTAIAGRPGRVVAHEDLRKVPPSGRAELIRKAAGWS, from the coding sequence GTGGATGGAGTGACAGCGCTGGTCAGGGACGTGTCAAAGGCCTTCGGTAGGGTCGCAGTCCTGCAGCGGGTCAGCCTTGAGGCCAGGGCGGGCGAGGTCCACGCCGTGGTCGGGCCAAACGGTGTCGGCAAGACCACGCTGCTCAGGATAATAGCTGGCATAATAAGGCCTGACGAGGGCCTCGTCAAGGTGGAGGGAAGGGTCTCGCTGGTTCCCCAGGGCGACTCACTCCTGCCGTGGAGGTCAGCGCTGAGAAACATAACGCTGCCCCTGGAGGTCGCCGGCATGCCCATGGAGAGGGCCAGGGAGGAGGCAGTTAAGATAGCTGAGAGGCTCGGCATAACCAGGTTCCTGGGCTCATACCCCAGGGAGCTCAGCGGCGGCACCAGGAGGAAGGTGGCTATAGCCAGGTCCCTGATCACAGACCCTGACGTGCTCCTCCTCGACGAGCCCTACACGGGCCTCGACCTGGAGGCCGTCAGGTCGCTCAACGACATAGTCAGGTCGCTGGCGCGCGAGGGGAAGACAATTATAATCGTGAGCCACCAGATCGAGGAGACGGCCCAGGTGGCCGACGTGGTCACTGCTATAGCTGGAAGGCCAGGCAGGGTGGTAGCCCACGAGGACCTAAGGAAGGTCCCGCCAAGCGGGAGGGCTGAGCTGATAAGGAAGGCCGCGGGGTGGTCATGA
- a CDS encoding MFS transporter, producing MSSRSALVGVLVPFMLSAYAVFSISLAVSQLSEYLSEPPSLVLVAVLLSFIGGAAGGVMIGYVADRLGRRPAIMISSILFGASVLMASFMRALWELYALWFLVGVGVNSLNGVSYAVVVEVLRSSKGVFGGFMQGLYFVGFLLDVVTFALVRYWRPYFLTVGAVSLVASLAASLLVPETARRWARPASSMARMGRGLAVVTVGLTAIVAGAFMFSVPLLSVTPSFLPSMGLGQGLLMGLSLLGLASFTLAGYLSDRYGRLPVQAAFAAMGLASSALLIPAYRGLLGALALALMFFFTGYFGYAGVWAGETYPAEYRATATNVVFVVGRIMGGLSAVVAASLFPASLRVGTALTCIIANVIALAGSGVYLYGRRLEGK from the coding sequence TTGAGCTCAAGGTCAGCCCTTGTCGGGGTCCTAGTGCCCTTCATGCTCTCGGCTTACGCCGTCTTCTCGATCTCGCTGGCGGTCAGCCAGCTCTCGGAGTACCTCTCGGAGCCGCCGTCCCTGGTCCTCGTCGCGGTGCTGCTGAGCTTCATAGGAGGCGCAGCGGGGGGCGTCATGATTGGCTACGTGGCTGACAGGCTCGGGAGGAGGCCGGCCATAATGATATCGTCCATCCTCTTCGGGGCCTCGGTGCTGATGGCGTCGTTCATGAGGGCCCTCTGGGAGCTCTACGCCCTGTGGTTCCTGGTCGGCGTTGGGGTGAACTCGCTGAACGGGGTCTCCTACGCCGTTGTGGTTGAGGTCCTCAGGTCCTCCAAGGGGGTCTTCGGGGGGTTCATGCAGGGCCTCTACTTCGTTGGATTCCTGCTTGACGTCGTCACTTTTGCCCTGGTCAGGTACTGGAGGCCTTACTTCCTCACAGTCGGCGCCGTAAGCCTTGTGGCCTCGCTCGCCGCCTCGCTGCTGGTCCCTGAGACCGCCAGGAGGTGGGCCAGGCCGGCCTCAAGCATGGCCAGGATGGGCAGGGGGCTCGCAGTCGTAACTGTTGGCCTCACTGCCATAGTCGCCGGGGCCTTCATGTTCTCCGTGCCCCTGCTCTCGGTGACCCCATCCTTCCTGCCCAGCATGGGGCTGGGCCAGGGGCTGCTCATGGGCCTCTCGCTCCTGGGGCTGGCTAGCTTCACGCTGGCGGGGTACCTGTCAGACAGGTATGGGAGGCTGCCCGTCCAGGCCGCGTTCGCCGCCATGGGCCTCGCCTCCTCGGCGCTCCTCATACCTGCCTACCGCGGCCTCCTCGGGGCCCTGGCCCTGGCCCTCATGTTCTTCTTCACCGGCTACTTCGGCTACGCCGGAGTGTGGGCAGGCGAGACTTACCCGGCCGAGTACAGGGCCACGGCGACCAACGTGGTGTTCGTGGTGGGCAGAATAATGGGAGGGCTCTCGGCAGTCGTGGCGGCCTCCCTCTTCCCCGCGTCGCTGAGGGTCGGCACGGCGCTCACGTGTATCATAGCCAACGTTATAGCCCTGGCGGGCTCAGGGGTCTACCTTTACGGCAGAAGGCTTGAGGGCAAGTGA
- a CDS encoding complex I 51 kDa subunit family protein, which translates to MPAKVILRPEVDSFYSFYKVAVGEEHCRGLACYAARSLNPEAWKKAVAQQPPTYCLGKCYAGPSSTLTRDLPRVEVRSRKAIVLRHIVDGPVRSLQQYLQLGGMRGLERALSMPQAEVIDEVKRSQLRGRGGAYFPTGLKWESAMRQAAPTKYVVVNGDEGDAGAYVDRFLMEWDPYLVIEGALIAAYAIGAGKVYFYIRREYPGAVAAVRRAVEEVREAGYIGSKASRGPNVELEVHVGRGSYVVGEETAMINAIMGRRPEPTPRPPYPTERGLFGMPTVVNNVETLSSVPWIIENGGDAYAELGFSRSRGTKVLSLSSTFSRPGLYEVEFGVSLREVVYDMGGGVRFGKLKFLVVGGPLAGPVLPSELDVKLGVEELRAIGASLGHGNVIAFSDDTSMLEALHEIVHFASFESCGKCFPCRLGTARADEILEEALSRGYLTPAEADELKSIATAMRAASLCGHGQATGDAILSFLAKGADEMVRG; encoded by the coding sequence TTGCCCGCAAAGGTCATTCTAAGGCCTGAGGTCGACTCCTTCTACTCCTTCTACAAGGTTGCCGTGGGCGAGGAGCACTGCAGGGGTCTGGCGTGTTACGCGGCCAGGTCCCTCAACCCTGAGGCCTGGAAGAAGGCTGTGGCACAGCAGCCGCCCACCTACTGCCTCGGCAAGTGCTACGCCGGGCCCTCAAGCACTCTGACCCGCGACCTTCCAAGGGTTGAGGTCAGGTCCAGGAAGGCCATAGTGCTCAGGCACATAGTGGACGGGCCGGTCAGGTCGCTGCAGCAGTACCTTCAGCTCGGCGGCATGAGGGGCCTGGAGAGGGCCCTCTCCATGCCCCAGGCCGAGGTCATTGATGAGGTAAAGAGGTCCCAGCTCAGGGGCAGGGGAGGCGCTTACTTCCCAACGGGCCTCAAGTGGGAGTCAGCCATGAGGCAGGCGGCGCCAACCAAGTACGTCGTCGTCAACGGGGACGAGGGGGACGCGGGGGCCTACGTGGACAGGTTCCTCATGGAGTGGGACCCTTACCTTGTTATTGAGGGCGCGCTGATAGCTGCCTATGCAATAGGCGCAGGCAAGGTTTACTTCTACATAAGGAGGGAGTACCCGGGCGCTGTGGCTGCGGTGAGGAGGGCAGTAGAGGAGGTCAGGGAGGCCGGCTACATAGGAAGCAAGGCCAGCAGGGGGCCTAACGTTGAACTTGAGGTCCACGTGGGCAGGGGCTCCTACGTTGTGGGCGAGGAGACCGCTATGATAAACGCCATAATGGGCAGGAGGCCCGAGCCCACCCCGAGGCCTCCTTACCCAACCGAGAGGGGGCTATTCGGCATGCCGACAGTTGTGAACAACGTGGAGACGCTCTCCAGCGTCCCCTGGATAATAGAGAACGGAGGCGATGCCTACGCGGAGCTGGGCTTCAGCAGGAGCAGGGGGACCAAGGTGCTTAGCCTGAGCTCAACGTTCTCGAGGCCTGGCCTCTACGAGGTCGAGTTCGGCGTCAGCCTCAGGGAGGTGGTCTACGACATGGGAGGGGGGGTGAGGTTCGGGAAGCTGAAGTTCCTGGTGGTTGGGGGACCCCTCGCGGGGCCTGTGCTCCCCTCAGAGCTTGACGTGAAGCTCGGCGTGGAGGAGCTGAGGGCCATAGGGGCCAGCCTGGGCCACGGCAACGTCATAGCTTTCAGCGACGACACCAGTATGCTTGAGGCGCTTCACGAGATCGTTCACTTCGCCTCCTTCGAGTCGTGCGGCAAGTGCTTCCCGTGCAGGCTCGGCACGGCCAGGGCTGACGAGATATTGGAGGAGGCCCTCAGCAGGGGATACCTGACTCCCGCTGAGGCGGACGAGCTGAAGTCAATAGCCACGGCAATGAGAGCTGCCAGCCTCTGCGGCCACGGCCAGGCCACGGGCGACGCCATACTCTCGTTCCTGGCGAAGGGGGCGGACGAAATGGTCAGGGGGTGA
- a CDS encoding prenyltransferase — MGGVIAMSYFCGFRPMSIALTAMVALGVVSFQAAENVLNDYFDTVRGVDAPGAPGVMMRPHSFYGLGIDLGRLKAFGASLFAFGSALVAIATLAFNRPLLPLFLAVGAFLLFCYSGPVGLKYMGLGELDVFVTAVLMIVGAAYTVSGALSLREAVLSLPMAFITSSVVLADNIRDYEWDKAHGVRTLPVRVGKAAASWLYAAMVLTSLLLPAALLWPWGLLTLAVAPAAVPAVLTVLGVRSEPLLKANRYRFYVTVLLATAYSIAIALSSHP; from the coding sequence GTGGGCGGCGTGATAGCTATGAGCTACTTCTGCGGCTTCAGGCCAATGTCCATAGCGCTCACGGCAATGGTGGCCTTAGGGGTCGTCTCGTTCCAGGCGGCTGAGAACGTGCTGAACGATTATTTTGACACTGTCAGGGGCGTGGACGCCCCCGGGGCCCCGGGCGTAATGATGAGGCCGCACAGCTTCTACGGCCTTGGCATAGACCTGGGGAGACTCAAGGCCTTCGGGGCATCGCTCTTCGCCTTCGGCTCCGCCCTCGTGGCCATCGCTACCCTGGCCTTCAACAGGCCGCTGCTGCCCCTCTTCCTGGCCGTGGGCGCCTTCCTGCTTTTCTGTTACAGCGGCCCAGTAGGGCTTAAGTACATGGGGCTGGGCGAGCTTGACGTCTTCGTGACAGCAGTCCTAATGATAGTGGGCGCCGCCTACACCGTATCCGGCGCGCTCTCCCTCAGGGAGGCCGTCCTCTCGCTGCCAATGGCCTTCATAACCTCCTCTGTGGTGCTGGCTGACAACATAAGGGACTACGAGTGGGACAAGGCCCATGGGGTGAGGACCCTGCCCGTCAGGGTAGGCAAGGCAGCTGCGTCCTGGCTTTACGCTGCCATGGTGCTGACGTCCCTGCTGCTCCCGGCGGCCCTGCTCTGGCCCTGGGGGCTGCTCACCCTGGCAGTGGCCCCCGCCGCGGTGCCGGCCGTGCTGACGGTGTTAGGCGTCAGGAGCGAGCCCCTGTTGAAGGCCAACAGGTACAGGTTCTACGTCACCGTCCTCCTGGCCACGGCCTACTCCATTGCAATAGCCCTGTCGTCCCACCCCTGA
- a CDS encoding phosphoglycerate kinase, translating into MSLLIQLGDQLIPTLDDLRPRNSKVLVRVDFNSPVNDSGMLMDDSRIRAHLQTVRELVDEGNSVVLMSHQGRPGGRDFVSLSQHAKVLSRYLGVEVKFIEDVMGPYARQSIRSLGQGEVAMLENVRFASEELVESPPRQQANTFLVRYLSPLFNYYVNDAFATAHRSQPSVVGFPLVLPSAAGRLMESEVRALAKVLDRSLGPKVFVLGGAKVADTLKVIENLVRNRLADRILTGGLVGELFAVAKGVMLSIQSMEALERSGALALLPRARRILMSGAPIEVPMDYRVMAGGEVREEPLGRVSGLIMDIGSGTVEVYSSMIEDAGLTVIRGPMGVVELPQFREGTMAVLRAAMEGKGYTVIGGGHVAALSGLEPGASNSRVHVSTGAAAFLAFLSGEGLPALEALSQSAKGVRA; encoded by the coding sequence GACCTGAGGCCCAGGAACTCCAAGGTGCTGGTCAGGGTCGACTTTAACTCCCCGGTTAACGACTCGGGCATGCTTATGGACGACTCAAGGATAAGGGCCCACCTCCAGACGGTAAGGGAGCTCGTAGACGAGGGGAACAGCGTCGTCCTCATGTCGCACCAGGGCAGGCCGGGCGGGAGAGACTTCGTGAGCCTCTCACAGCACGCCAAGGTCCTCTCGAGGTACCTGGGGGTTGAGGTGAAGTTCATAGAGGACGTCATGGGCCCCTACGCGAGGCAGTCCATAAGGTCGCTGGGGCAGGGGGAGGTGGCCATGCTTGAGAACGTCAGGTTCGCCTCTGAGGAGCTGGTCGAGTCGCCCCCGAGGCAGCAGGCCAACACGTTCCTGGTCAGGTACCTCTCGCCCCTCTTCAACTACTACGTTAACGACGCCTTCGCCACGGCCCACAGGAGCCAGCCCAGTGTGGTGGGCTTCCCCCTGGTGCTGCCGTCAGCCGCGGGGAGGCTCATGGAGAGCGAGGTCAGGGCGCTGGCAAAGGTGCTCGACAGGTCCCTGGGGCCAAAGGTCTTCGTGCTGGGAGGCGCTAAGGTGGCCGACACCCTCAAGGTCATAGAGAACCTGGTGAGGAACAGGCTGGCAGACAGGATACTCACGGGAGGGCTGGTGGGCGAGCTGTTCGCCGTGGCCAAGGGCGTAATGCTGAGCATACAGAGCATGGAGGCCCTCGAGAGGTCGGGGGCCCTGGCGCTTCTCCCCAGGGCAAGGAGGATATTAATGAGCGGGGCCCCCATAGAGGTGCCCATGGACTACAGGGTGATGGCCGGCGGCGAGGTGAGGGAGGAACCCTTGGGCAGGGTGAGCGGGCTGATAATGGACATAGGCAGCGGCACGGTCGAGGTCTACTCATCAATGATTGAGGACGCGGGCCTCACAGTGATAAGGGGGCCCATGGGCGTCGTCGAGCTCCCCCAGTTCAGGGAGGGCACAATGGCCGTCCTCAGGGCCGCCATGGAGGGCAAGGGGTACACGGTAATCGGAGGGGGCCACGTGGCCGCCCTCAGCGGCCTTGAACCTGGCGCCAGCAACTCCAGGGTCCACGTCTCCACCGGGGCCGCGGCGTTCCTGGCATTCCTCTCCGGCGAGGGCCTGCCAGCCCTTGAGGCCCTGTCGCAGTCAGCTAAGGGGGTGAGAGCTTGA